One part of the Terrimicrobium sacchariphilum genome encodes these proteins:
- a CDS encoding type II secretion system protein gives MSQSSSRLSQAGFSLAELLIVIAVIGVMAAIAVPNIGSITSHAYYAKKERNAQNVAMVAASARAAGATNQWTTIEGALEDIVNGIPVKVGEETLEFRVPLNAEDRIELASVLRVEEGRIVYEPSGSTN, from the coding sequence GTGTCGCAAAGCTCCTCCAGATTAAGTCAGGCCGGGTTCAGTTTGGCTGAACTCCTGATCGTCATTGCCGTTATCGGCGTGATGGCTGCGATTGCCGTTCCGAACATTGGTTCGATCACTTCCCATGCTTATTACGCCAAAAAAGAGCGTAATGCGCAGAACGTGGCGATGGTTGCGGCGTCCGCACGAGCGGCTGGCGCGACCAATCAATGGACGACCATTGAAGGTGCACTGGAAGATATCGTGAACGGTATCCCTGTGAAGGTCGGAGAAGAGACCTTGGAGTTTCGTGTTCCCCTCAATGCAGAAGATCGTATCGAGTTAGCCAGTGTCCTTCGTGTAGAGGAAGGCAGGATTGTATACGAGCCTTCGGGATCAACAAACTAG
- a CDS encoding stilbene synthase, with product MYLQSLFSAFPEARFTQLESWEALVAENAMDHLSRRGRKIMETVLKGDSGVDTRHFAIQPRELFRLDAEGLNHAFEREAPPLATAALEKACRTAAVQPQDIDALFICTCSGYLCPGVSSYVAERFGIRSDAYLNDVTGLGCGAALPTLHAAQCFLTANPDALVAVVAVEVCSAAFYLDDDAGVLVSACLFGDGASASLWRQAPRGTQWQAKNFRSLHIPAEREKIRFVNAGGKLRNQLAREVPQVAAQAVDQLFARRSVDPDQIIAHTGGKDVIDALEATLPAYKLEETRRALRAYGNLSSPSVLLALEDRLNQANPNDRRLWLTSFGAGFAAHSCELSLGDA from the coding sequence ATGTATCTCCAATCCCTTTTCAGCGCCTTTCCGGAAGCACGATTCACCCAGTTGGAAAGCTGGGAGGCCCTGGTGGCGGAAAATGCCATGGATCATCTCTCCCGCCGGGGACGGAAGATCATGGAGACGGTGCTCAAAGGCGACTCCGGGGTCGATACTCGTCATTTTGCCATACAGCCGCGCGAGCTCTTCAGGCTGGACGCTGAGGGGCTGAACCACGCCTTTGAACGGGAGGCTCCTCCACTGGCAACTGCCGCTCTCGAAAAAGCCTGCCGCACTGCGGCGGTACAACCGCAGGATATTGATGCACTCTTTATCTGTACGTGCTCGGGCTATCTCTGCCCCGGAGTGTCCAGTTACGTCGCCGAACGTTTCGGCATTCGCTCCGATGCGTATCTGAACGACGTTACCGGTCTCGGCTGCGGCGCAGCTCTGCCCACCCTCCATGCCGCTCAATGTTTCCTCACCGCAAATCCCGATGCCTTGGTTGCCGTCGTCGCGGTCGAGGTCTGTTCCGCTGCCTTCTATCTCGACGACGACGCGGGTGTGCTGGTGAGCGCCTGTCTTTTCGGAGACGGGGCCAGCGCCTCGCTCTGGAGACAGGCGCCCCGGGGGACACAATGGCAGGCCAAGAATTTCCGCTCCCTCCACATCCCGGCGGAGCGGGAAAAAATCCGCTTTGTGAATGCCGGTGGCAAACTTCGCAATCAGCTGGCCCGCGAGGTCCCGCAGGTGGCGGCGCAGGCCGTTGACCAGCTTTTTGCCCGTCGAAGCGTCGACCCGGACCAGATCATCGCCCACACCGGGGGCAAGGACGTGATTGATGCACTGGAAGCCACTCTTCCCGCCTACAAGCTGGAGGAAACCCGCCGCGCTCTCCGGGCATATGGCAATCTCAGCAGCCCGTCTGTGTTGCTGGCACTGGAAGATCGCCTGAATCAGGCCAATCCAAATGATCGTCGCCTTTGGCTCACCTCGTTCGGCGCGGGCTTTGCCGCGCACAGCTGCGAGTTGTCGCTGGGCGACGCCTAG
- a CDS encoding isoprenyl transferase gives MKSTTPRHVAIIMDGNGRWAQERGLPRLAGHEQGSKSIRACVEAAIEAGVEIVTLYAFSAENWKRPAAEVAGLMLLLERFLDEKLAEMQKEGVRLLAIGRTSQLPGACQRKLQQAIAQTAQNTRLTVILALSYSGRLEIVDAVKSLLSDVQSGKLTPEQIDPDVFSQHLYTAGFPDPDLLIRTSGEMRLSNFLLWQLSYTEIHVTPKYWPDFGKADFHAALKEFASRSRRYGGV, from the coding sequence ATGAAATCTACCACGCCGCGACATGTTGCCATCATCATGGATGGAAATGGACGTTGGGCTCAGGAGAGGGGACTGCCCAGGCTGGCAGGCCACGAACAGGGGTCGAAATCCATCCGCGCTTGCGTGGAAGCTGCCATTGAGGCCGGAGTTGAGATTGTAACGCTTTACGCCTTCTCAGCGGAAAACTGGAAACGTCCTGCTGCCGAGGTGGCGGGACTCATGTTGCTCCTTGAAAGGTTCCTCGATGAGAAGTTGGCCGAGATGCAAAAGGAAGGTGTACGCCTCCTGGCCATCGGTCGCACGTCCCAGCTTCCCGGAGCCTGTCAGCGCAAGCTGCAGCAGGCAATCGCCCAGACCGCGCAAAATACCCGGCTCACGGTCATCCTCGCTCTCAGCTACAGCGGTCGTCTTGAGATCGTCGATGCCGTGAAATCCCTTCTCAGTGACGTGCAATCCGGCAAGCTCACTCCCGAACAGATCGATCCTGATGTCTTTTCCCAGCATCTCTATACTGCGGGATTTCCTGATCCCGACCTTCTCATCCGCACGTCCGGGGAGATGAGGCTGTCCAATTTCCTGCTCTGGCAACTTAGCTACACGGAAATCCACGTCACTCCCAAGTACTGGCCGGATTTCGGAAAAGCGGACTTTCATGCCGCTCTGAAGGAGTTTGCCTCGCGTTCCCGCCGATACGGAGGAGTTTAG
- a CDS encoding lipid-A-disaccharide synthase N-terminal domain-containing protein, which produces MRSLLLLLLVSFTIVEAQAEEIDDLGRPVDPALISGQQVRMKVDLSGAKDNVKIVRLNDGSIAYVIKRLGSGSDRLVTPEEFARLYYDQQTEEHGWWGNVLHFLFNTTSPIGIAWVSLGLAGQAIFMGRMLVQWFVSEKSKRSVIPVSFWWMSLVGSTMLLVYFIWRRDIVGILGNLTGWIVYVRNLVLIHRSRS; this is translated from the coding sequence ATGCGCTCGCTTTTGCTTCTCCTTTTAGTCAGCTTCACCATTGTCGAAGCGCAGGCGGAGGAAATCGACGATCTTGGACGCCCTGTGGACCCGGCCCTGATCTCCGGGCAGCAGGTTCGCATGAAGGTTGACCTTTCAGGAGCCAAGGACAACGTCAAGATTGTCCGGCTCAATGATGGTTCCATAGCGTACGTCATAAAGCGACTCGGTAGTGGTTCGGACCGCCTGGTCACGCCGGAGGAGTTTGCCCGGCTCTATTACGACCAGCAGACGGAGGAGCATGGCTGGTGGGGCAACGTCCTCCATTTCCTGTTCAATACCACGAGCCCCATCGGCATCGCCTGGGTGAGCCTTGGCCTCGCCGGTCAGGCCATTTTCATGGGGCGAATGCTCGTGCAGTGGTTCGTGAGCGAGAAGAGTAAGCGGTCAGTCATTCCCGTTTCCTTTTGGTGGATGAGTCTGGTGGGTTCGACCATGCTGCTCGTTTACTTCATCTGGCGCCGGGACATCGTCGGCATCCTGGGCAACCTCACGGGCTGGATCGTTTACGTGCGCAATCTCGTCCTCATCCACCGCTCGCGCAGCTAG